The stretch of DNA gagtttttttctaaaagaaaaattattatattatttatttcttaaataaatattgtttaactctatttgcttatttatttaactattatcattaacctgaagattgactataattttaaatcgaatttatttcaattaaatttaaacttaattgtagccatgaaacgtacatagtgtttttacttattatattatatattgatcattcattttatactttttgagatctagttataagttatatgttttataaaaatatatattatttgctatttatgtattggtttatgtttatcactgtttgagttgcataatagtggttttatctccaatttatattatatatatttatactgtgaaatttgatttaatactaaattgaatttttcccagagaatgcaatcaataaagccgtgggaacgtgcatttgtacacacaaatatatataaatatatataatccgcccatctagatttacctccagctaacccatttgtaTGCATCATTTTTGTtctgcttttcttctgtcaacctgtacAACCTGTAACTGCACCTGCCATTTTTTGtcgtttttgtactgcttaaaggcacatttttttcctgccaagcttcctatttaaaccatgtttgtgttctcccagtcagcaGCCTTATTGTTACTGgcactttaaactcttcggttgcatatttgtgtgaataaaatcataatgaaataactatatattaactgtatgatatatgaatatattaactgtgattataaaattaataagcTTACATCGTTCATaaacatctgtttatatattatagtaaattctatatttaaattTCTTACACTATGTATTGTGAATAGAAGAATacacataataatgatgatgataataataataataataataatattagtaataattaaatattatatgtgtactcatggatatggatgtatatgtatgttccagtatatataattaattgtctatatacttgtatgtatgtataattatgtctatctatatatatatgtacatgtatatatgtatatatatatatgtttatgtgtgtatatatatatatatatatatatatatatatatatatatatatacacttgactAATATAGGAACATTGAGTTGCTATTATCTATAGGCTGAAACAGATGTAAGtgatttaataatttatattcatgttttttaataactgcttgtatttttatcttatatgcattgaataatatactctatgtatgtatgttattatggttgtcgttttcataaataaataagttaacattttaatgttctaaagttgatgaaccaactaacgtgcttctccattttcttatttatattataaattaatggtaaaatatttctttatcttcacccatttaatacaataagtaagtttattgcatttaaaaacacttgtgtattaataattgggtattataccaacagtatattggataagaattatcccttagtgggttggatccacaacccctaactttcttggtgttatatatgtatatatatatacatataaaagtagttgatagcttccaagtcagtagtgggggagggtgtgctgaatgtgtagctgctagaataagaatagcctgggcaaagttcagagagctcttatctctgctggtgacaaagggcctttcactcagagtaaaaggtagactgtatgacgcatgtgtacaaacagtcatgctacatgacagtgaaacatgggccttgGCTGTTgtggacatgcgtaagcttgcaaggaatgaagccagtatgctctgatggatgtgtaatgtcagtgtgcatacacaacggagtgtaagtaccttgagagaaatgttgaacctaagaagcatcagatgtggtgtgcaagagagacgactgcacaggtatggtcatgtggcaagaatggatgagaatagatgtgtaaaaaagtgccacactgaagcggttgagggaacctgtggaagaggtagacccaggaagacatgggatgatatTATGTGTGGAGTTTTGTCTTGGCTAGCTAAGGATGTAGCATATTTCTTTTCCAGAATCCTGAAGAGGATCTGTCATTGGAGAGGCACTGCTAGAACATGTTACCAGAACATTCAATGCATCTCTGTGTGCAGGTGTTGGCAATGCTGCTACTGccattgttggtggtggtgttgggtcgTTGAAGCTGGTGTTGGTGCTGGCACCTGTGCTATGAATGCTGGCATAGAGGACATCatcagtggtggtgttgttgttgatgttatggtCATCATCATAGGTGTTAAAATGTGCATAGCCAAATGGATGACGAAATTAAAGGACTTCCTCAACCTGGGAAACATCCTTAACTCCAAGACGGAGGTCTTTGGATCCTGCTTACGCTTCAGGAAATTCCTGCTAGTGTCCTGGGATACACGCGCTAACAGAGGAATGGTCGACCAAAGACAATCCTCTGATTTTTGACTAGTGAAGTCTTTTCCTCCTCCATTTTCTACAGAAGCCATTTGCTGGAGTTCACTTGCTAGGGGGGCCATAGGCCTACAAGTTTAGGGTCCGAAGAAACTTTGTAAAGCTAAatgctttatggatgtgaaacccagaCTAAccccatatctatatctatatctatcttctttctctctctctctcataaatacacacacacacacacaccacacacacacacacacacacacatctatatatatatgtgtgtgtgtgtagacagaaaaGCTAATGGAAGGTAGGCATTAATGGAATAAGCTGTTCTGTTTACCAACTTGTATCAACATGATGCAATGGTGGTTAAACTCACCAAGAGGACAACagaaaaggaagtaaaaatatttaatcacaTAAGCCTTAATACTTTCAACTTGATtattcttgtaaattatttatacattttctttataCATCTCTTTTCATCTTGTTGTTTATACAATTTCATgcagaaaaaaaattcatatattttttttatattttcgtctTTTCAGTCATATAACTAATAATCAATAATACTGacagaaaataaatggaaaatctGATGACACCTTCAGGGGACCTATGTTATGAAATAGAAAGATTGTTGACATTCTCTGAAAATATTCATCCAACGCTAACAGCTACAGAGCTTGCTGCAAATGGTTTTTATTATGATAGCACAGAAGGAAAAATACTGTGCTTTATCTGTGGATCTGTACTGGAATTTTCAGATTCCacttttaaacataaatattcatGTGAACATAAAGTTGACAATTGTCCAGTTTATTTACATAATGATACAGATATTGAAAATGCTGCAGCTTTTAATGTCCAAAACACTGAACAAGAAAATGAGATTGTAGTGACAACTAGTACTGAAAATATTAttccaaatgaaaatgaaatgcttGATATGCAAAAGAGACTGGATTCCTTTGAAAATTGGAACAAAAGCGTGCCAGTAACACCCACAGGTCTTGCCAAGAATGGATTTTATTACCTAGGTTATGGTGATGCTGTTAAATGTGCATACTGCTCTATCCAACTGCGCAACtggaaagaaaatgatgatgtcCATAAAGAACATAGAAATTTCAGTCCAAAATGTCCAAATTTAGAATCTTCTATGAAAATGGATTTCAAATATGAACTGAATCGGCTAAAAAGTTTTGCCAAAGCTTTCTCAACACCTCTCCCATTAAAAGCTAAAGATTTGGCAGCTAATGGATTCTACTACAAAGAGCCTACTGATAATGCCTGTTGTGTTTTTTGCAAATGTGAAATCAACGATTGGAAAGCTAATGATGATATTAAAGAAAAACATAGGTCAATTTCTCCGAACTGCCCTTTCTTGTGTGAGAAATTGGTAGGTAACGTACCAATACCAAATCAGAGTAATAAATTTTACTCTCCAGTACATCCACATTTTACCTCATTAAGTGAACGCcttaaaacattttcttcatggccaaagaataaaaaccaaaaacCTGAATCTTTAGCAGATGCTGGATTCTTTCATAATggtaaatacatacaatatttatttatatatctttggtTACACTCTTTAGTATTATTTCCAATTTTCATGCCTGCATATATAGCATGGTTTTGAAAATTGGTTCTTTACATATTGTTAGATACAGCTGGGTAAACTAAGGTAAGCAAAGAAAATATGCCCTAACTCTACTTTTCAAGGGCCCAATATAATGACTAAGAAATTTTGAGCTTATAATCAGATTATCAACTTTACCATTACACCTAGCTTGCCtctgaaaatttaaaattaccttttattttgtaaatagaaacattattatttctaaatctctcaacgagagacaTTCATTAACAGTActctaaagtaaagattatttgccaacatattgTGGCAGCCCTGgttgggacgaatgttactgttatttagccccaggaaacatcgtctcctatatgacacactatctgtgtccttatattttcaaacaggggagTTTAGCATCCCGTTAtttagaaaattttagaaaatttaacaaaacattAATAGTAAAGATAAATAAGAAAGCATGATACAGAGTAATCATCTTTGAGTTTATTAATATTGTGTTTTTGATTGTTAGAATTTCTATTTTCTGGTGCCATATTTATTCATCAAACAAGAAAGAAACACAGTTTGCtttgaaaagaatttaaaagaaagaaagtgtcAATGATACAGATTGATGTATTCTGTGAAAAATAAGAGAAACACTATGTTAGTAATCTGTACAACGCTTGTTagttcaccattactttccttTTGGTTTATTGtcttaaagaaaataattaagaagttTAAATTCGTTCAGCAGTCCTTTACACAAAATTGCAATAACTGTTCTGTTGTTAAAAATGCTAAGTACATACTACATTTGATCTTTAGTTAATGGCAGAATCAGCAGAGAACTAGGCTGTAGTTaggtctctttacattctgaattcttgCATAATCATACTGAATTTTTCAATTCCTAATTTAATCTTTCAGACTTGTGTTATAattattctctttcattttctattggtCTGCAGGAAAAGCTGATACAGTAATTTGTTTTAGCTGTGATGGTGGCTTATGTAATTGGGAGGATGATGACAATCCATGGGAAGAACATATTCGGTGGTTTCCAAGATGTACTTTTGTACAGAAAGAATCAAGTTAcaccagaaaagaaaaagtaaaaatccTTTATTAGTTGCTAGACTAATCTTACTGTTTGAAATGTATTGCCACGCGTGTTAATTCTCACATGTATTTCACGAGTTAAAGTAACAATTCATAAGTTACACCAGAATTTAGAGAACAAgcaatctgaagaaaaaaaaatactattggTCACCAGTTTTCTAAATGTCTGAAATATTAATAAGATTGTCTCTAAATGCAACCACTCCATTGATAGGATGAGCTAACTCACATGTTATTTGGCCTACTAACTCAGAAGATATGAAAcataaaatgtatgcatgcatgcatacatacatacatgcatgcatgcatgcatgcatgcatacatacatacatacatacatacatacatacatacatacatacatacatacatacatacaaacaaacaaacaaacaaacaaacaaacaaacaaacaaacaaacaaacaaacaaacaaacaaacaaacaaacaaacaaacaaacaaacaaacaaacaaacaagttcagtaaaatttagattcagatgaatacagtacttaagttaaaggcaccagagtTTAGTATggttattatccatataattcaaaatggggtgattataatcaaaataagcaacaaggatatccagaggtaatgcagtacgatcgtttcatgtgactccatttaattgaacaatgcaaacattacatcaatttaaaatgtagagcaatcttcagctgcataaaaatatagaatttagttaaattcgaaggattcatttgtataattttctttttaaccaaAATCACGAagaagataagtagatagacaaagaacatgttttatcaacaatatcacagttgtaactgagattttttcaaaagaagatactgcttatcattgattatatttgttattcagATTTACTAGGGGTTGGgtttagttttaatttatagactagtttatcaaatctatTAGAAACTAGAATCTATCCTTTACGGATAGGGTAAAATAGATAGACAATTTAAGTGCCTTATTCATCATCACTAGCAACAATAAATTAATcatagagagaatgagaaagagaattagaaaatttttcaaaaactttaagTTAAGTATTACTTATGAATATAACACGAAGGTAGTTAATTTTTTAGatactaatttttaaatttaaactcgaAATTATATTACCCATATAGGAAAGATGGTGAAATTACAAGATATgtgaataaattatcaaatcaccccataaatatattaaaatcaattaACCTATCATTTAAATCTAACATTAATAGTAGATTACACTCCGAAAATAGTAGGCAAGACacaaaaattatgatgatgatgatgataatagcgtATAAATTTGTTGACATTGCATTCTTCTCTTAAAGGTGATGGATGCTACTTTACAAGTTCAAACAGAGTCTTTTGAATCTGACACAATGGGTGGATTTAGGAATATGGAAGATAACACAACTATATCAGATGGCCTAGCTTCAGGTAAGATAAATTGTTTGCTATTTATAAGGAAAAGTACATTGTTCAGTATCATTTTCATACAGttcttacattaaaaaaaatgttatttttaacaaCTTCAGAAAATCTATTCATGTCAAAATAAGGACTTATTGGAATAAATGAGTCTTAAACTCTGCTGACAACTCATAAAATAATACAACTAAAACTTTGAAATGTAGATGATTTTTGATAATGAAAGAATTTGGACaataaaaaactttaaaaaactaGCAGCTCTAATAATTACTATACAGTATCATTGATGAGTTAACAAGATCTTGTCAAAAAATCTATAAGTCAATGAGAGGAGAGGCAAATGTCCCTGTATCTTTCTACCAAACTAGAAGCTTTAATAATTACTAGACAGCATCATTGAAGCATTAACAAGATCTTATCAAAATATCTTTTATAAtaaaggttagggttaggagagGAAACGTCCCTATATCTTTCTACCAATATGGAAGTTACATTTAATAGAGATGCATCAGCAGCCCAGTTTGCAAAATATTTTCCCTCAGCTGTGCAAATGTCAACTACCAGTTGACACTGAGAGCAGGAAATGCTGCAATATCACAAAATTGTGAAACAATCATCAGCACATTACAAGAAATTAAAAGCAATTGAATGTATAAGTTAGCCATTCACAAAATTATAGAATGCATGAGTAACTTTCTGCATGTGCCGTTGAAGCTCTCATAATTGATATTGTGCAAGATACACAGGGCAAATAGTGACAAAGAAGTTTAATTATTTTCAGGCGATTATATGTAATCAACTTCACTGAATTTGAAAAAAGTTactgattcttttttttcttaccaTCACATCACAGCTTTCCAGAAACCTAAACTATCATATATGGAAACACCTACAGTTCTGGCTGTTCTGTCTATGGGCTATAAACGAAATACAGTCAAAAGaattgtgaaaaacaaaatcaaagaaacaGGTAAGAATactttatgattttttaaaatataataattttttgttatacaaAACTAAACTATTCAGCTTTTGTACAAAattcatcatcgtaatcattgcTGTATTGACATATGTTGGTTCAATACAGTATGCACAAGACAGCAAATCACAGTGTTTTAATTCATGTTAGCCTTTCATCATGTTATCTTTGaagtataaatttatatgatCACATCAGATAATTTTGGTTAAATTCTCTCTTTATCTGCTTCTTCTCTTAGGTCTCCCGAAATCCTTAAATCATAAACATTTTTCCCAAACTATTTTTGCTAGATGCACTTCCATTAACTTTTGGAGATTGTAGCTTCTTCAGACTCCCTATCACATAGTTTATTCTAATCTAccaaaatgaattttctttttaatatttcattgaaaaatctagcatttgccttttagcagaaaattcattcaattacttacATACAAGAATTCAATGTCAGTATCGTAAATCACTAAACTATCCGTCCATCATTGAATAATCTGGTTTCCTGCCATCAAGTTGTTCACGGTAAAGCATGTATAAGATTTCAGCAACTTCTCTGTAAATATATGAGAGGCATAATGCTAAAAAATActatcatgcatacatagaagTGTAATATAATTATCAGAACCAGAGTTCAACCAGCAGTTGCTTTTCATGATTGGGATTTTATcctgttattttgattttaactaAAAATATGAGAGGCCATGAAATGTGGTTGATAACTTCTGATAAATACTCTAGTGATGAAATCACTAAATTATACTTCCCtccaaaaaaaatttcatttcttgaAAATCTTTCTCCAAAATACAAATAGAGGTCTAACAAAGGAGGAAAGTAATGGATAAATGTGAATGTAACTGAATGCTAGATTGTAATTTCCTAAATATTTTACACAAAATCTAATTTATctgtgcatgtttttttttctttttttgttttaaaggaTCTTGTTTTTCACAAGCATCAGATTTACTTGTTGCAATCGAGAACAGTCCTcatttcaatgatgatgatgatgatgatgataaagaggagCTCGTCCATGCAGCAATAAAAAATTACTCTGAAACGTCAGCTAGTAAGTAATAAATGATAACTCTACTATTTCTCCATACTTTGAAATGATGGTTAGTAATTAAGAAATGAtccttctatttatctatcaaagtGCTGACAGTGAAGTAGCTGTTACTAAGTAATCCTTCTTCTAATGTCTCACATTGACTCTAGATTACCATTGCTCACAAGGAAAGGAAACATCTAGTTTTAAAACTTTATAACTGTCAACACCATatcattttcagttttaaaataaacCACTGTAATCCTTTCCAGTAACCAGAAATCGAAAATGGAATATGGTTTTCAGAAAAACAATTATGGGTTAGtaataggaagggtatctagccataAAAACAGTACTTAAGCAATAGCTTCAgctaaccaatgccagcatggaaaaacaagcaTAAAAACGATTGAACAAAGTTGTTCTACGTATATTGTGTTTAATCCATAATTGCCTCTTCCACATTGAGAATAATATCCATATTTGCCTCTTCCACATTGAGTATAATATCCATATTTCAGATTATATGGTTACTTTTTCCTGTTCAATTTGTTACACATGTCCATGATTGGCAATTGTAAACAGATGTACATTGATATATTAGTATGATTGCAAATATTCCAGGAAAACATCAAGACTAAATAGTCACAAATGAGACAGCTGTTTTAGCCCAATGTCAACCCTGCTCAAACAAACCTAGGATCAAATGCGTTCAAGCTATAACCATCTCATCTTCTTTTCAagaattacattattcaatgtgcctCTCCTTTTTGAGTTGATAGGGTTTGAGTTGATGGAgccttgactgctatttttagcaggttgagctACCACTTTGAAGTGCCCTTGTTAGCTTCTCTGGAAAATTGTTATGGCATGTACCTTCTATATAATGGATAATTCATATCCTGACACTGACAGAGATTCTTTAGCTTGAAATAAATGCTAAAATGAGGCACAGGTCATTAGTGTAATTAGTGAAAACATtatacaatttataaatactttgTTAGTTTGTAGCATTGGGCTAAAATCCTCATCTGGAGAAAGTGACCAACTCTACCCaagataataatatttttcatttactcaAATCTGAAGGGGCCAGAacatatttcttgtttatttgtttttattagtatAATAATGTTTTAGAACACAACTTAAGAAAaggtattttgtaaataaatctctctgagaaatGTTCATGCATTAGTAACTAACATGTTCACATGGAACCTAGGGTGAATTGGTGTGAatgaaatggaatatttttcttGTGTAACTGCTgatactgttttaatattcagaatTTATCATTCTGTTATATTTCACAATTGCATAACCATTctgttatatattcatttatcctCTCATTACTTTACATTACGTTTCAGTTCACTTAttttttgtcttctgtttttttaaattttttacagCAGCAAGTGCGGATTTAATTGCAGAGAATAATATGCTAAAAGAACAAAAGCTTTGTAAAATCTGTTTGGATGAAGACTTGAGTGTGGTATTTTTACCATGTGGCCATTTGGTCAGTTGTGTATCATGTGCAGCTGCTCTCAGCAACTGCCCTTTATGTCGGAAAATAGTTCATGGAatggtgaaaatatttttctgagtTATGGAGGAGATCAATAAgtgattcatcaacttttagacattatattatgttgacttatttatttactaaactgacaattacaagaatatacatacatgtatagcatattatgctttacatataagatataaaatatattaatatataacgataccagtaattattacaatataacataacatacatgaatatatatgtgtgtgtgtgtgtgtgtgtgtgtgtgtgtgtgtgtgtgtgtgtgtgtgtgtgtgtgtatgtatgtatgtttttttgtttgtcccttcatgtatttcacgttatttatttatgtaaaggtttattatatatatatatatacatacatacatgggtcacgtgggtcacatatcaatactaccttaaacaactggaacgtttccatcagatgtgtctcagagggatctatggcattaagtgggaggaccgcatcagtgatcttgaaatattggaaggctctcgatgtgaaagtatagaagctcttgtgttaaagcaaaggctcagatagagtggtcatctggtcaggatgaaggattccaggatgccaaaacaactcttttatggagagttagttaaaggagaacgacctccgcataaaccaaaaaagaggtataaggacttgctgaaggtttCCTTaagagatttatatttataaatttttatatatatttttaaatatattttatatatatttttatatattttttatatatatatatatttttatttatttatttatttatttattgctttgaataatatatatatatttttataaaaagcaaagtttatttatttgtttgtttctatgttgactgctgaaaatatcaaataaaattgataatatattatgagtTTCATGTCATTTCAATTGATTTCACCATTCTGCAGATAATTGTGCACTTATTTTCCGAAAACAGAATGGGTGTGTTTGGGGCCAAGCTCATGGTGTATTGGCACCTATTACTAGCAATCCACGTATTGTCTATTTCACCATATTGTTTTTTACAGATATGGCATACCTACACAACAGTGCCCCACCAAATTTTTCTTCACAACTTAAAGGaataatggatatttttaaataaaattctctCAAAATATGCTTCTAAAGGTGTAGATTCCAACTATAttagaatttgttgttgaaacCTTTTTTCTCTCCCATTTAAGCCAAATCatttgaattttccaaaactgCTCTTCCAACTTGTGGAACATGTTTTTCacaacaaattttgatgtaattgaAATCTAAACCATCTGAAACGtttttgtaaaaaatttcatcaaaaaaaaacaaatttttctgaaagttaggaAACAAATTCTGTGGAGAACAGTTGTGTAGTTAAGGCCATAAATAGAAGTGGAGGAGCTGCACTTTTTTGTTTACAGTCTCTACCCCAGCACcaacataatatacatgcataggtacatTTGCCTGTGGGCTGTTAAGtaggcaaatgtatatatatatatatacaggtaggtaaatggatatataggtaaacagatagatacataggcaagtagatagataggtacataggtaatacagacagacaagcatgcacacacacacacaaaaggagacAAAAGTGcatgaccatatacacatacacactctccacacatgcatatacacaaagacacatatggagacacatccatacataacagacacacatacagtcacacaaactcatacatgtagacacacacaaggagacaggtgtacacacaaatacgcacacacaaacacatgaatatgcagaatatatacatacaggcactcatgcatacatacatatatgcatacatacatacatatgtgcatacacaagtatacatgcacacatatgcacacaaacagacaaaaaggAATGCAGCTCCGATAATGGACAGTCAACATCCATTGACTAAGTTGCAAAAGCAAtgaaattttggaaaagaaaaaatataataaatgaatggaaattaaACTGGTGAATTTGTTAGATATTAAGGCAGTacaactctccccagacacaaattttatttcaacacacaaattcacataaagaatcttgctaaccaaatataaaaacgaagtatatatgtgtttaaatggaaaaaatttcctgttttgcagaaaaagttttaataaaatgttgagcCTTCAAAAGTTAGAaactagaataaaaaaatataagaaatttatttggcattttgtttcactttaaaaaaacaaatattagttttaataaaaaatgcttctcttcctcctctttcttttccttttctctcctccATTACATTTTTCAATCCTTTCTCTTCATCTGGGTCATTATCTTTTTTCCCAGACCTGTCTCTCTTTCATgctacttctttctctcttctttttccttttctatcttttttttccttttccttttctcgtcTTCATTCCATCATTCACCTCCTATCTTTCCACTCCGAATAACTCATTATCCTTCTTCCTGAAACTACCTTTGTTTCAtgtttctcctctcctcctccactcctttttctcttctttcctccaTTCCATTAAATGTCTTCTGTCCTTAATCCCCATTAAATTCTTCTACTTGTGCTTCTAAAGGAAATGATATAGTTAATCTTCATTTGTTAATAAAAGGTGGTATTCCCCCCATTTACTCCTTTTGGAAATAAGATGCTTTTGCTAATGAGATGAGCATTTCAAAAAGTGCAACAAAATGccaattatagtttttttttgttttttttttttcaattctggtTTTTAACTTTTGAAGGCTCAACATTTTATTAAACCATTTTCtgtaaaacaattttcttttagaaaaattTAAAGTTTGAACGTTTTGCTGAAACCTTTTTCAGTAAAACAGGAAACTTTTTCCAtttaaatttcttgttttttaagatagaaagatagatatataaagaggaCATAA from Octopus sinensis linkage group LG2, ASM634580v1, whole genome shotgun sequence encodes:
- the LOC115232557 gene encoding putative inhibitor of apoptosis isoform X4 — translated: MENLMTPSGDLCYEIERLLTFSENIHPTLTATELAANGFYYDSTEGKILCFICGSVLEFSDSTFKHKYSCEHKVDNCPVYLHNDTDIENAAAFNVQNTEQENEIVVTTSTENIIPNENEMLDMQKRLDSFENWNKSVPVTPTGLAKNGFYYLGYGDAVKCAYCSIQLRNWKENDDVHKEHRNFSPKCPNLESSMKMDFKYELNRLKSFAKAFSTPLPLKAKDLAANGFYYKEPTDNACCVFCKCEINDWKANDDIKEKHRSISPNCPFLCEKLVGNVPIPNQSNKFYSPVHPHFTSLSERLKTFSSWPKNKNQKPESLADAGFFHNGKADTVICFSCDGGLCNWEDDDNPWEEHIRWFPRCTFVQKESSYTRKEKVMDATLQVQTESFESDTMGGFRNMEDNTTISDGLASAFQKPKLSYMETPTVLAVLSMGYKRNTVKRIVKNKIKETGSCFSQASDLLVAIENSPHFNDDDDDDDKEELVHAAIKNYSETSATASADLIAENNMLKEQKLCKICLDEDLSVVFLPCGHLVSCVSCAAALSNCPLCRKIVHGMVKIFF